In the Lates calcarifer isolate ASB-BC8 linkage group LG16_LG22, TLL_Latcal_v3, whole genome shotgun sequence genome, AGTACCCAAACTTGCAGCAAGCAGCTGCATgtcaaaaaccagcaaacaACTGCAGTAACATGTTACAACCTCCCAAAGTCCACCACCTATTTCACCAAGTATTGcggagaaacaaacacagaaaaaaaaatcaatcataaACCTCCTCTTTTTCTGAACTGTCATCATCACActtttcacattcatatttatcCTAGAACCAAAACTTGGACAGGCTATTGAACGTTCATTCACCCACTAAACATCTTTCCCTGTTAGATGGGAAAACCTGGCTCCATTATCAGCCTCTgttgtattgtgtgtatgtgtgtgtatccctGCACTTTCTTTGCCTTTGCCTTTAGAGCTGAGCGTAAGACAACACTGAGTGCTACAGCAGTCCCATTATAAATGCTTGATCCAGAGCCACAGTGAAATAAAGGCATATCGGTGACCCAGAGGGTTTGCCATCCGTCTGTTTATCTTCTTTTCCAtattctctctttcatttttaatgcagtttattttttttttacaacacagCCATGTCCTCAAGATGGCCTCCAAGCCAACAAAAGACAAGTTTCTTTTGGTTTTAAGGGAAGAGAAGGACTTCAAAAATCAACATCCCAGCCGGAGTTGTCATCAGGAGGCGGGTCCTCGTTGTCCTCTGGGAAGCTGTCAAAGTTACTTGTGTCGACTGCTGATGTGACCTGGtaggaagacagaaaaatcacTCACATAAAGACTAAACAAGTGGACAACAAATTGATTGTGAGTAAGAGATGCATTACAAAAGAGCAACTAGAAAGAGGATGTATAATGAGCGAGGCTATCAGCAGCGTGGACTTACATTAGGGATAATAGGAGGCGTCAGTGTCCCCTTCTTCAAGCCCTCCCAATTAAAGCCCTCAAACCATCTAGATGGAAAAACAGCATTAATACATAAGTTCATAATTATGTTTTACTGCACAGTTATACTATGAAAAGAAATGACTTCATGAGAGGTCTGTATTCATTTATAAGCGTGTTTACTTGTGCTTTTGGATGTCTTTGACACCATTTTTCAAGTTTCCCAGTCTTTCAGAAGGATTATCCCTGcagtagaaaaacaacaaacgaTTATGATGAGGATTCAGCATATAGACCACTTAAATGAATTACTCTGAGTTCAACTGCTGGAGGCACCAGCACTCACCTGCATAGCTTTTTGATTAGGTTGGCAGCATTTTTGGTAATTTTCTTTGGAAATTCGATCATGTCAATGCCTCTCAGGATGATGTTGTAGGTTTTCATAGGATCAGGGCCAGAGAATGGAGGGCTACATAATATAGGTAAACATATTAGTTTCTGTCAAAAATGCTCTAGTATGGATAATTCTCTTCAAACAAGATTTAAGTGCACTAAACTGTTACAGTAGAATTTGCCGCTTGTTTGAGGGAAATTCTAAGGAAAGTTTCCAATACacatttattgttgtttgttttgctgtgcaTGGTAACATAGTACACTGTATGCCAATGACAGGAAATACTTTCTAAATTAGCTTTCATGGACATGCCCAGGCTGGTGTGTACCTGCCAGTTAAGAGTTCAAACATGAGGATTCCTAGGGACCAGTAGTCAGCTGAGATGTCGTGGCCCTTGTTCAGAATGATCTCTGGTGCTACATACTCCGGCGTCCCACAGAAGGTCCATGTCTTCTTTCCAAATCCAATCTTCTTGGCAAAGCCAAAGTCcacctgcagaaaaaaaaaagattttgtcaGGTTGAATATGAATTCAAATTCATTTCATATCACTCAAGCCCTTTTTTCCCAggttaaattaattttaatgtaTTATAATAGTGAATTAGGACATAGTGTCATTGTTTCAATATTAAACTTTTTCACTTGATGCTTTGGCATGAGTGATAGAAGGAGTTGAGCAGCTGGTTGCTGCTCTGCCAAAATCTACAAACTGGCTTCTCCATGAGGATAGAAGGGAATGGCAGTAccccaaaaaacacagaacCTGACTTACCCTCAACTATAACCTTCTTCATACTATAATTATGCTTTTATTTACAGCCAACATGAGGCAAGTGTTAAAATTTCATCTCATCTTTCATTATAGCACCATAGAAACATGGGTTTCTCTTCATGTTTGCATTATATTAGACTtctaacaaaataaataaataaaataaaaaatacagacagtgaGATTCAGAGGTTTTTTGGGTGGTGGTTCCATATTGATCTCTTACCAGTTTGGCATACCCCCTGTGGTCCAATATAAGGTTCTCTGGTTTGAGGTCCCTGTAGATGATTCCTTTGGAATGCAGGTAGGCAAAGGCCTCTACCACACAAGCTGTGTAAAACCTGGTGGTTGAGTCCTCAAAGGAACCCCTGGAAACACACCAGGACAACAGATTTGAACTGTGAATAAGTAAAGATGCACACAAGTACTAGTTGCATTCTGGCAGACAAATGCAATAGTCCAACTATTATGTCTTTTCTTAGACCAACCAGAAGGTTCAGTCTCCGTGTGGTTCACACAACAGATTTCCAAAGAAAATTTAGTGTTaggtgttaaaaaaacaacaacaaaaaaaggtattttgggaaaataatcaaatcaccacatttaaacatatttaaacCGCACATGCCATAAATATTACTGGAAAGCTATGGGACTGCTCTATAAGTCCATGTTGTGATTCATGTTGAGTAAAATGTGGAATATCTGTTGGGataaattaaaaactgtgaaGAGAAAAGTATTGACAATCTTGCGAATGAGCAGGACTTAAATACTTGAGGTTTTAGTATTATTGCTGTAATTTCAACACTCCATATGTTGTAGTACACACTGTTTGTATCAGtagcagaaacagaaatgtaacaaaaaatgTAACAGTTCAATTATATATGACCTGGTAAAATAGAGCTTACCGGTCTCGAAGAATGGTCCACAGCTCTCCTCCTAAACATGCCTCCATTAACATGTAGAGGTACTTGCTGTCCTTGAAGGTTCTATAGAGTCTGAACACACAAAGGTGGATGTTATCTCAAACAGCTGTCAAATGCAAAAACATCTGATGAATATCTGTGTGGAGAGGTGCAATTAATCTACGATGGGAGTCCAAAATTAATATGCCAAAATTAAAGGCAGAGTGATACCTACTCTTGCAAAATGACTGCTGGCACCAGTATATGCACAGTacatgtaactgtgtgtttatgcatgctTTGGAACGTAGTTATTTAATTAACACAAATCAAACCACTACATGTGTAGTGAGTTATTTTAAATAACATATACAAAATGACcaatttatctatttttttaacACCATATATGGTCACAAATGGGGCCAAGTGTTATTAACTTGATTTTTGCTGATACTTATAATAGTCACACGATGATGATGAATGGCTTAAGACAACAACTAGAGTAtttgaaagagtgtgtgaaTTCTTTGTGCTTTCTTATTCCAGAGTCACAAGAAGCTGGAGCATTCAGCAAATACAGGAAAGAAACAAGAACATCTCAGCAACATCACAAGTACACAAAAAGCAGTCCTGCTCACATCTATtctgcatttacaatacaaagcaAATGGTTTACAATACACCTGACCTACATGTGGGAGGAAACCTTTATTAACATGACAGAGAACCTGCAAGCTCCACAGAGAAATCTCTGGAAATTAAGCTCAGGTCCTTCTGGCTCTGAGATAATAAAGTACTGATCCTTTTGTTATGTGTAGTATATACAGTAGATTATTTATATTGCCTTTCAGTGAAGTTGTTCAGGGGGTGTACCTAACAATGAAGTCAGAGTGGGCCTCCTGCATGATGAGTTTCTCTGAACGAATGTGCTCCTGCTGTCTTGTGTCGACTATGTGCCGCTTCTTCAAGATCTTCATGGCAAAGGTTTTGTTCTCGTCACTCTTGAGCTGAACCTACAGTGTGAAGGAAAGGAAGAAATTCAATCACAAAGGTCAGCCCGAACAGCCTGTTTGGCAATTATAGAGATGTAAGAACTCATTTGCATTGCTGTCACAGTGCAGTGCCTCCTACCAGCTCAACACGTCCAAAGCCACCAACCCCCAGAGTGTCGATGATGTTGAAGTCAGCTAGGTTCAGATTGAAGAAAAACGCATTCTCTGCTTCATACCTGTGGTGCCGGGAAAAACAGGGAAAAGACAGAATGGGAACAGGATTAGAGACAAGATGAAGGATGAAAGAAGAGATAATCCACTTTCAAGAACCTGAGACAAAATATCCGTCCCTCTTTGAGCTCATATGTTTGCAAATCTTAGAGGATTTAACTCATGGTAATCTATCAAGGATGTTATTGAGGATGTGGAGTGTATAAATCTGTGAGCAGGATGTGTTTGAGTTCAGTCCTCTGTTTGAACAGACTAACTGTCCCCAGCCTGTCCCCATTCTCGATAGGAAAGAACAAAGACGCGCTGTCCGGCACATGAACTGCTCACTACTCAGCTGGCTCTGAAAACATGCCTTGCCTCTGCCACTGAACACCTCAACGTGCCATTGCTGACCTGCGCACGCTGGCAGTGCAGATTGTTTCCACGTGTCCATCCCTTATCCCCAGATGCTCCATGTCTTCTCTGGTTATTGTTTGATCCAGACAGAGTTTCATCAGCTCAGCCTCTGGATCAGTGGGCTTAGGACAGATCTGAGCCTGGACAGGCCTTTCTGGGTCACTCGAAACAGACTATCATCTCAATGTCAGGCCTTTTCTCCCACAAAAACAGTGGAGCTGTATGCCAATAACAGACATTTATCAAAAGTACCTTGGCAAGTTTAGATAAGACAGCATTCTTCCGTTGTGGAACAGCAGAGATTAAGTTTGTTTAAATGAAAGTAAATCTAACAATGACTCACTTTATACGCACTAATTCTAAGCTTACATGGTCATTTGAGATGTGGAAAGGGACTTTCACTCCATAAGATCCACAAGATACATTAGTTACGCTGCAAGCCagaacagtaaaacattttccatACGCTGCATGCCAGTGGGCATTGTGGTGGCACGTGTTGGCGGGTTACAGAGCACGGTGTTTCTCAGAAACACATGAGGTTACCAGGACAGtcactgtttatttgtgtgccTATATAGGCACTATTACTATCTTGAGAAATTCTCAGGTGatcccctcatctctctctcccctcccagCATCTGGCAGATGGCCCAGAGAACACTCCGGATCACAAAATGCTTTCTGCTTAAGAAAAAGAGAGGTAACCGAAAGTACATGAATTACAGTGTGTGGGACAGGATTATTATTAAGGTCAAGGTGACCAACATGTGCACATAAATGGATTTAtgaggacacacatgcacacacacacacacagaaaagcaggaggaggtgtAGATGTGTGTTTGGGTCCTGTTAATGAAGGAGGTCTCACAAATTCTGTCAAGATATAAAGGGATCAGAGGATCATTTTACATCATGAA is a window encoding:
- the LOC108897326 gene encoding cGMP-dependent protein kinase 1 isoform X3; this encodes MNSWDTDSEDSCDWGDSSEEASSSEEDELDVKYDKEEDIRTANVIAAEAVTCLVIDRDSFKHLIGGLEDVSSKGHEDADAKAKYEAENAFFFNLNLADFNIIDTLGVGGFGRVELVQLKSDENKTFAMKILKKRHIVDTRQQEHIRSEKLIMQEAHSDFIVRLYRTFKDSKYLYMLMEACLGGELWTILRDRGSFEDSTTRFYTACVVEAFAYLHSKGIIYRDLKPENLILDHRGYAKLVDFGFAKKIGFGKKTWTFCGTPEYVAPEIILNKGHDISADYWSLGILMFELLTGSPPFSGPDPMKTYNIILRGIDMIEFPKKITKNAANLIKKLCRDNPSERLGNLKNGVKDIQKHKWFEGFNWEGLKKGTLTPPIIPNVTSAVDTSNFDSFPEDNEDPPPDDNSGWDVDF